The following are from one region of the Klebsiella aerogenes genome:
- the fliJ gene encoding flagellar export protein FliJ: MKAQSPLITLRNLAQEAVEQAAQRLGQARQAQQAAEQQLTMLLNYQDEYRQKLNSTLSGGMESSRWQNYQQFIATLEQAIEQQRQQLLQWGQKVDHAVKQWQDHQQRLNAYDTLHTRAQSAELQLENKRNQKLMDEFAQRRAQRNTAS, from the coding sequence ATGAAAGCACAGTCCCCTTTGATCACCCTGCGTAATCTGGCGCAGGAAGCCGTCGAACAGGCGGCACAGCGGCTGGGCCAGGCGCGTCAGGCGCAGCAGGCCGCCGAGCAACAGCTGACCATGCTGCTCAACTACCAGGACGAGTACCGGCAGAAGCTCAACAGCACCCTTTCCGGCGGCATGGAAAGTTCGCGCTGGCAAAACTATCAGCAGTTTATCGCCACTCTCGAACAGGCCATCGAACAACAGCGCCAGCAGCTGTTGCAGTGGGGACAAAAGGTAGATCACGCCGTGAAACAGTGGCAGGACCACCAACAGCGGTTGAACGCTTACGACACCCTGCACACTCGCGCACAAAGCGCCGAGCTGCAGCTGGAAAACAAACGCAATCAGAAATTGATGGATGAGTTCGCGCAACGCCGCGCACAAAGGAATACCGCGTCATGA
- a CDS encoding flagellar hook-length control protein FliK — protein sequence MNLNALPALSLPGDASALAEPALDDGQLSSAFAQLLGARFTPAQSGKLPPSALSANEESAPPLSRNPLLAALGELGQQLTNDLPQATDITVDNTAIEHDTRPDAPPGEAQTLDPATLQALYAMLPAAMAILPPQNVTPQAQPPALADDEPTLGLSSAGDKRAAHPGEALPSGERNAKPQTAAMDGQNPAPTPAQTDNAPPRATERPAESAPQPPAAVVFAAVSPSQSVTPASTLVTAPPTPQLNAQLGSPEWQQALSQQVLMFHRNGQQSAELRLHPQELGALQITLQLDDKQAQLHIASAHGQVRAAVEAAMPQLRHALAESGINLGQSSVGGESTPQWQQQGNQDDGRASYAERHGGAEAAPVDAISAPAALQRIASHVNGVDIFA from the coding sequence ATGAATCTCAATGCTTTGCCCGCCCTTAGCCTGCCAGGCGACGCCAGCGCCCTGGCGGAACCGGCGCTGGATGACGGCCAGCTTTCATCCGCCTTCGCGCAGCTGCTCGGCGCGCGCTTTACCCCGGCGCAAAGCGGCAAACTGCCGCCATCAGCGCTGAGCGCTAATGAGGAAAGCGCCCCGCCGCTGAGCCGTAACCCGCTGCTGGCCGCACTCGGCGAGCTCGGCCAGCAGCTGACAAACGATCTGCCGCAAGCAACGGACATCACCGTCGATAATACGGCGATTGAACACGATACGCGCCCCGATGCGCCGCCCGGCGAGGCGCAAACGCTGGACCCGGCGACGCTGCAGGCGCTGTACGCCATGCTGCCAGCGGCAATGGCCATCCTACCGCCGCAGAACGTGACGCCGCAGGCTCAGCCACCAGCGCTTGCTGACGATGAGCCAACGCTCGGCCTCAGCAGCGCTGGCGATAAACGCGCTGCTCATCCGGGAGAAGCCCTGCCGTCCGGCGAACGGAACGCTAAGCCGCAGACCGCCGCGATGGACGGGCAAAATCCGGCGCCAACGCCTGCGCAAACAGATAACGCACCGCCACGCGCCACCGAGCGCCCGGCGGAAAGTGCCCCGCAACCGCCTGCCGCCGTGGTTTTCGCCGCCGTCAGTCCCAGCCAGAGCGTCACTCCCGCCAGCACGCTGGTAACCGCGCCGCCGACGCCGCAGCTGAACGCCCAGCTCGGCAGCCCGGAGTGGCAGCAGGCGTTAAGCCAGCAGGTACTGATGTTCCACCGCAACGGCCAGCAGAGTGCCGAACTGCGCCTGCACCCACAGGAGCTGGGCGCGCTGCAAATCACGCTGCAGCTGGACGATAAACAGGCACAGCTGCATATCGCCTCCGCCCACGGTCAGGTACGCGCAGCGGTAGAAGCGGCAATGCCGCAACTGCGTCATGCGCTGGCGGAAAGCGGGATCAACCTGGGTCAAAGTAGCGTCGGCGGCGAATCGACGCCGCAGTGGCAGCAGCAAGGCAACCAGGACGATGGCCGCGCCAGCTATGCCGAGCGCCACGGCGGCGCTGAGGCGGCGCCGGTTGACGCTATTAGCGCTCCAGCCGCGTTGCAGCGCATAGCAAGCCACGTCAACGGCGTCGATATTTTCGCCTGA
- the fliL gene encoding flagellar basal body-associated protein FliL, which produces MSQHSLPATASKRPLLIILLTIIAVAACAAAGYSWWLLQQRDGGAHTAAAAAKEKPPAPPVFMPLDTFTVNLVTPDNDPDRVLYIGLTLRLPDEATRRQLNDFLPEVRSRLLMLLSRQQAGYLANEQGKQQLIAQIKEVLSAPLVKGQPKQVVSDVLFTAFILR; this is translated from the coding sequence ATGTCTCAACACTCCCTTCCGGCAACCGCGTCCAAACGCCCCTTATTGATCATCCTGCTGACGATCATCGCCGTGGCCGCCTGCGCCGCCGCTGGCTACAGCTGGTGGCTGCTGCAACAACGCGACGGCGGCGCGCATACGGCAGCCGCCGCTGCGAAAGAAAAACCGCCCGCACCGCCGGTGTTCATGCCGCTGGACACCTTTACCGTTAATTTGGTAACCCCGGATAACGATCCGGATCGCGTGCTGTATATCGGCCTGACGCTGCGCCTGCCGGACGAAGCGACCCGCCGCCAGCTGAATGATTTTCTGCCGGAGGTGCGCAGCCGCCTGCTGATGCTGCTTTCTCGCCAGCAAGCCGGATATTTAGCCAATGAACAAGGCAAGCAACAGCTGATCGCGCAGATCAAAGAGGTGTTGAGCGCGCCGCTGGTTAAGGGACAACCGAAGCAAGTGGTCAGCGATGTGCTGTTCACCGCCTTCATACTGCGGTAA
- the fliM gene encoding flagellar motor switch protein FliM: MGDSILSQAEIDALLNGDSTGDEPETVVGGKESEVKPYDPTTQRRVVRERLQALEIINERFARQFRMGLFNLLRRSPDITVGPIKIQPYHEFARNLPVPTNLNLVHLNPLRGTALFVFAPSLVFIAVDNLFGGDGRFPTKVEGREFTPTEQRVIKRMLRLALDAYGDAWSAIYKIDVEYVRAEMQVKFTNITTSPNDIVVTTPFQVEIGALSGEFNICIPFAMIEPLRELLTNPPLENSRQEDSQWRETLVKQVQHSELELIANFVDIPMRLSKILKLQPGDVLPIDKPDRLIAHVDGVPVLTSQYGTLNGQYALRVEHLINPILNALSEEQPNE; this comes from the coding sequence ATGGGCGATAGCATTCTTTCACAGGCAGAGATCGACGCCTTACTCAACGGCGACAGCACCGGCGATGAGCCCGAAACGGTTGTCGGCGGTAAAGAGAGCGAGGTGAAGCCTTACGATCCGACTACCCAGCGCCGCGTGGTGCGTGAACGCCTGCAGGCGCTGGAGATCATTAACGAACGTTTTGCCCGACAATTCCGCATGGGGTTATTCAACCTGCTGCGGCGCAGTCCGGACATTACCGTCGGGCCGATTAAAATTCAGCCGTACCACGAGTTTGCCCGCAATTTGCCGGTACCGACCAATCTCAACCTGGTGCATCTGAATCCGCTGCGCGGCACCGCGCTGTTCGTCTTCGCGCCGAGTCTGGTGTTTATCGCCGTCGATAACCTGTTCGGCGGCGACGGACGCTTCCCGACCAAAGTCGAGGGGCGCGAGTTTACGCCGACCGAGCAGCGGGTGATTAAACGCATGCTGCGCCTGGCGCTGGACGCCTACGGCGATGCATGGAGCGCAATCTACAAGATCGACGTCGAATACGTGCGTGCGGAGATGCAGGTCAAATTCACCAACATCACCACTTCACCGAACGACATCGTGGTTACCACACCGTTCCAGGTGGAGATCGGCGCACTGAGCGGCGAATTCAACATCTGCATTCCCTTCGCCATGATCGAACCGCTGCGCGAACTGCTGACCAACCCGCCGCTGGAAAATTCGCGCCAGGAAGATAGCCAGTGGCGCGAAACGCTGGTCAAGCAGGTGCAGCACTCCGAGCTTGAGCTGATCGCCAATTTCGTCGATATCCCGATGCGGCTATCGAAAATTCTGAAGCTGCAGCCTGGCGACGTTTTACCGATAGATAAACCGGATCGCCTCATCGCCCATGTGGATGGCGTGCCGGTGCTGACCAGCCAATACGGCACCTTAAACGGGCAGTACGCCCTTCGTGTTGAACACTTGATTAACCCTATTTTGAATGCTCTGAGTGAGGAACAGCCCAATGAGTGA
- the fliN gene encoding flagellar motor switch protein FliN translates to MSDPKQPSDAGKESVDDLWADALNEQQSSEKSSAADGVFKSLEAQDALGSLQDIDLILDIPVKLTVELGRTKMTIKELLRLSQGSVVALDGLAGEPLDILINGYLIAQGEVVVVADKFGVRITDIITPSERMRRLSR, encoded by the coding sequence ATGAGTGATCCTAAGCAACCGTCTGACGCAGGGAAGGAATCCGTAGACGATCTGTGGGCTGATGCGCTGAATGAACAGCAGTCGTCTGAGAAATCCAGCGCCGCCGATGGAGTGTTCAAATCGCTGGAAGCCCAGGATGCGCTCGGTAGCCTGCAGGATATCGACCTGATCCTCGATATTCCGGTGAAGCTGACCGTCGAACTGGGACGCACCAAAATGACCATTAAAGAGCTGCTGCGTCTGTCGCAGGGTTCAGTCGTGGCGCTGGACGGCCTGGCGGGCGAGCCGCTGGATATCCTGATCAACGGCTATCTGATTGCCCAGGGTGAAGTGGTGGTGGTGGCCGATAAATTCGGCGTACGCATTACCGACATCATTACCCCATCCGAACGTATGCGTCGGTTGAGCCGCTAA
- the fliO gene encoding flagellar biosynthetic protein FliO, which translates to MTTPAPVTVQTSPPAATPAISGGSALMQVSSALGAILLLIVLAGWLFRRLGFAPQARNARLLNLRASCQVGQRERVVVVEVDNTLLVLGVTAQQITPLHQLPAPPHDDDATGTTPPTDFRQLMQNILKRPEK; encoded by the coding sequence ATGACCACCCCTGCGCCCGTAACCGTTCAGACCAGCCCGCCCGCGGCCACACCGGCGATATCCGGCGGTTCGGCGCTGATGCAGGTGAGCAGTGCCCTCGGCGCTATTCTGCTGCTGATCGTGCTGGCCGGTTGGCTGTTCCGTCGCCTCGGTTTTGCGCCGCAGGCTCGCAACGCTCGCCTGCTTAACCTGCGCGCCAGCTGTCAGGTTGGCCAGCGCGAGCGCGTGGTGGTAGTGGAAGTCGATAACACCCTGCTGGTGCTGGGCGTCACCGCCCAGCAGATCACCCCGCTGCATCAGCTCCCGGCGCCGCCGCACGATGACGATGCCACCGGCACCACGCCGCCGACCGACTTCCGCCAGTTGATGCAAAACATCCTGAAACGCCCGGAAAAATAG
- the fliP gene encoding flagellar type III secretion system pore protein FliP (The bacterial flagellar biogenesis protein FliP forms a type III secretion system (T3SS)-type pore required for flagellar assembly.), with the protein MFPLLFAFARRRAPWLAAALLLLSPAAFAQLPGLISQPLANGGLSWSLPVQTLVLLTSLTFLPAMLLMMTSFTRIIIVLGLLRNALGTPSAPPNQVMLGLALFLTFFIMSPVFDKVYQDAYLPFSQDKIGLEAALDKGAQPLREFMLRQTRESDLALYARLANQPPLDGPEAVPMRILLPAYVTSELKTAFQIGFTVFIPFLIIDLVVASVLMALGMMMVPPATISLPFKLMLFVLVDGWQLLLGSLAQSFYS; encoded by the coding sequence ATGTTCCCTCTTCTGTTCGCCTTTGCCCGCCGCCGGGCGCCATGGCTGGCCGCCGCGCTGCTGTTGCTGAGCCCCGCCGCCTTCGCGCAGCTGCCGGGTCTTATTAGCCAGCCGCTGGCTAACGGCGGCCTGAGCTGGTCGTTGCCGGTGCAGACCCTGGTCCTGCTGACCTCGCTGACCTTTCTGCCGGCGATGCTACTGATGATGACCAGCTTTACCCGTATCATCATCGTGCTGGGCCTGCTGCGTAACGCGCTGGGTACGCCGTCAGCGCCGCCGAACCAGGTGATGCTTGGATTGGCGCTGTTTCTGACCTTCTTTATCATGTCGCCGGTGTTCGACAAGGTGTATCAGGACGCCTACCTGCCCTTTAGTCAGGACAAAATCGGCCTTGAGGCGGCGCTGGATAAAGGCGCGCAGCCGCTGCGCGAATTTATGCTGCGTCAGACTCGCGAGAGCGACCTGGCGCTGTACGCCCGCCTGGCCAACCAACCGCCGCTGGATGGGCCGGAAGCCGTGCCGATGCGCATCCTGCTGCCCGCCTACGTCACCAGCGAGCTGAAAACCGCCTTCCAGATAGGCTTTACGGTCTTCATTCCGTTCCTGATTATCGATCTGGTGGTCGCCAGCGTGCTGATGGCGTTGGGGATGATGATGGTGCCGCCAGCGACGATTTCGCTGCCGTTTAAGCTGATGCTGTTTGTGCTGGTGGATGGCTGGCAGCTGCTGCTCGGCTCGCTGGCGCAGAGTTTCTATTCCTGA
- the fliQ gene encoding flagellar biosynthesis protein FliQ, whose translation MTPESVMAIGTEAMKVALALAAPLLLAALISGLVVSLLQAATQINEMTLSFIPKILAVVATIIIAGPWMLNLLLDYMRTLFSNLPNIIG comes from the coding sequence ATGACGCCTGAATCCGTTATGGCCATCGGCACCGAGGCGATGAAAGTCGCCCTCGCGCTGGCCGCCCCGCTGCTACTAGCGGCGCTAATCAGCGGTCTGGTGGTCAGCCTGCTGCAGGCCGCCACCCAGATTAACGAAATGACCCTGTCGTTTATTCCGAAAATCCTCGCGGTGGTGGCCACGATTATTATCGCCGGGCCGTGGATGTTGAATCTGTTGTTGGACTATATGCGCACGCTGTTCAGCAATCTACCTAACATCATCGGCTAA
- the fliR gene encoding flagellar biosynthetic protein FliR: MIPFDSAQLSEWLSQYFWPLLRILALISTVPVLSEKQISKKVKIGLGGLIAILIAPTLPTTDIPIISAAGLWLAIQQILIGAALGLTMQFTFAAVRLAGEVIGMQMGLSFATFFDPSGGPNMPVLARLLNLLAMLLFLSVDGHLWLISLLADSFHTLPIHSQPLNGNGFLALTQLGSLIFINGMMLALPLICLLLTLNIALGLLNRMTPQLSVFVIGFPVTMTFGIMTLGMMMPMLAPFCEHLFGEMFDRLAAVIGGMTF, translated from the coding sequence GTGATCCCTTTCGACAGCGCCCAGCTCAGTGAATGGCTCAGCCAGTATTTCTGGCCGCTGCTGCGAATTCTGGCCCTTATCAGCACCGTGCCGGTGTTGAGCGAAAAGCAGATCAGCAAAAAGGTGAAAATCGGCCTCGGCGGCCTGATTGCTATTCTGATCGCCCCGACGTTGCCCACCACCGATATCCCGATTATCTCCGCCGCCGGGTTATGGCTGGCCATCCAGCAGATCCTGATCGGCGCGGCGTTGGGGTTGACGATGCAGTTTACCTTCGCGGCGGTGCGTCTCGCGGGCGAAGTCATCGGCATGCAGATGGGGCTCTCGTTCGCCACCTTCTTCGATCCCAGCGGCGGCCCAAATATGCCGGTGCTGGCGCGGCTGCTGAACCTGCTGGCGATGCTGCTGTTTCTCAGCGTCGATGGCCACCTGTGGCTGATTTCGCTGCTGGCCGACAGCTTCCACACGCTGCCAATCCATAGCCAACCGCTGAACGGCAACGGCTTTCTGGCGCTCACCCAACTCGGCTCATTAATCTTTATCAACGGCATGATGCTGGCGCTGCCGCTGATTTGCCTGCTGCTGACGCTCAACATCGCCCTTGGCCTGCTTAACCGCATGACGCCACAGCTGTCGGTGTTCGTCATCGGCTTCCCTGTGACCATGACCTTCGGCATCATGACCCTCGGCATGATGATGCCGATGCTGGCGCCGTTCTGCGAACATCTGTTTGGCGAAATGTTCGATCGTCTGGCAGCGGTTATCGGCGGTATGACATTCTGA
- the sra gene encoding stationary-phase-induced ribosome-associated protein: MIKAKGNRVARRALGMPHWESNRFKIVLADTAAGGKWKVVKKKK, translated from the coding sequence ATGATTAAAGCAAAAGGTAACCGTGTGGCGCGGCGTGCGTTAGGCATGCCCCATTGGGAAAGCAACCGGTTTAAAATCGTGCTTGCCGACACCGCCGCTGGCGGAAAATGGAAAGTGGTGAAGAAAAAGAAATAA
- a CDS encoding DUF6500 family protein, producing the protein MRTAMKEKIIRTCEAKIAAKGSHVGLSFYAFFANKNDDPELLMEVAQWWIMEMKLDHFEKAEKIKSLVLAM; encoded by the coding sequence ATGCGGACCGCAATGAAGGAAAAAATCATCAGAACCTGTGAGGCGAAGATAGCAGCCAAAGGGAGCCACGTTGGACTATCGTTCTATGCTTTTTTTGCCAATAAAAATGATGACCCGGAGCTGCTGATGGAGGTTGCGCAGTGGTGGATTATGGAGATGAAACTGGATCATTTTGAAAAGGCTGAAAAAATAAAATCCCTCGTGTTAGCCATGTAA